Proteins from a genomic interval of Neotabrizicola shimadae:
- a CDS encoding DUF7146 domain-containing protein, protein MYSETEDLIRALAENAENVCRAYLPAGRREGSYWIVGDLQNNPGRSLFVRLTGPTSGPGARGKWQDAAVGLHGDLLDIIRERTGISRFPDLLAEARAHLGRPQPVHPDVPVPKKAKAPGGTPAAAARLFSASVPVVGTLADTYLRARGLTQGGMMSALRFHPNCWHRDEGQTRSVPRPALIAAVTDGAGALQGVHRTWLAPDGKGKADVETQRRAMGHLLGNAVKLIPHDDILVVGEGIETMLSLIEAVPGLPVWAALSSGHLGAVLLPEGVQRLYIAIDRDPAGRAAAERLSARATEVGIAVRVLEPRLGDFNDDLRANGKEALRQHLACQIGPEERHRLSG, encoded by the coding sequence ATGTATTCCGAGACCGAAGATCTGATCCGCGCTCTGGCGGAGAATGCAGAGAACGTGTGTCGCGCCTACCTTCCCGCTGGACGGCGGGAAGGGTCTTACTGGATCGTGGGCGATCTCCAGAACAATCCCGGCCGGTCACTCTTCGTGCGGCTGACAGGACCCACATCGGGGCCGGGGGCCCGTGGCAAATGGCAGGATGCTGCTGTCGGATTGCATGGCGATCTCCTCGACATCATCCGCGAGCGGACCGGGATCTCGCGCTTTCCCGATCTTTTGGCCGAGGCCCGAGCGCATCTGGGCCGTCCGCAGCCGGTTCACCCGGATGTGCCAGTGCCGAAGAAGGCCAAAGCCCCAGGCGGCACACCAGCAGCGGCGGCGCGATTGTTTTCCGCCTCGGTGCCGGTCGTAGGCACGCTTGCTGATACCTACCTCCGCGCCCGTGGCCTGACCCAAGGCGGCATGATGAGCGCCCTGCGCTTCCACCCGAATTGCTGGCATCGGGATGAGGGTCAGACCCGCAGCGTCCCCAGACCAGCGCTGATCGCGGCGGTCACCGATGGGGCAGGGGCCCTGCAGGGCGTGCATCGTACCTGGCTGGCACCTGACGGAAAGGGAAAGGCGGATGTCGAAACGCAGCGGCGTGCCATGGGTCACCTCCTCGGCAATGCCGTCAAGCTGATCCCGCATGACGACATCCTCGTGGTCGGCGAAGGCATCGAGACCATGCTGTCCCTGATCGAAGCAGTGCCTGGCCTCCCTGTCTGGGCGGCGCTCTCATCGGGTCACCTCGGGGCGGTCCTGTTGCCGGAGGGGGTGCAGCGCCTCTACATCGCCATCGACCGCGATCCGGCCGGGCGTGCAGCGGCAGAAAGGTTGAGCGCCAGAGCGACCGAGGTCGGGATTGCCGTTCGGGTGCTGGAACCGCGGCTCGGGGATTTCAACGATGATCTTCGGGCGAACGGCAAGGAGGCGCTGCGCCAGCATCTGGCATGTCAGATCGGGCCAGAGGAGCGGCATCGCCTGTCAGGCTGA
- a CDS encoding bifunctional class I SAM-dependent methyltransferase/DEAD/DEAH box helicase, with amino-acid sequence MTYLAPVAPPVSVPSRDPTPAILAVAEALQPDLSQGFQIDALRLRLEMERAFGGSDADGAWDWKLAYEVGEVALVLFLRKFGRALLTRAGSPAALLPILAKVSALLPTHTRRSEEMERFQQFSTPLPMGLVALAAAQITPRDLVLEPSAGTGLLAILAEIAGGSLALNELTDIRADLLRLLFPGRPVTTFDAAQIDDHLDAGVRPSVILMNPPFSAVANVDGRTTEATARHLRSALARLAPGGRLVAITGAGFAPDALAWAETFDRLTESAHLVFTGAVSGAAFVKHGTSFETRISVFDKCRGGELGGITADLQQPMSPDVAHLLARITADVPPRLEMDAGTVAQFRSASPSRGSLPHASGPAARPSRSTAAAKMDVHVTTPDVEDLAYTLREAADDLGAARLSDAIYETFRLQAIDIPGAAPHPTKLVQSAAMASVAPPKPTYRPKLPSAVLRDGLLSDAQLETVIYAGEAHGAYLAGSWTVDETGDMVSAAPDDAGDAVRFRRGFFLGDGTGAGKGRQSAGILLDNWCQGRRKALWISKSDKLLEDAQRDWSALGQERLLVTPLSRFPQGRDIPLSEGILFTTYATLRSEERGAKKSRVDQIVDWLGADFDGVILFDESHAMANAAGSKGERGDTEASQQGRAGLRLQLKLPNARVVYVSATGATTVHNLAYTQRLGLWGGEDFPFATRAEFVQAIEAGGVAAMEVLARDLRSLGLYTARSLSYDGVEYEMLEHALTPEQRGIYDAYAGAFAIIHNNLAAAMEAANITGDSGTLNRQAKSAARSAFESAKQRFFGHLLTGMKTPTLIASIEADLAAGHAAVVQIVSTGEALMERRLSEIPTEEWNDIRVDITPREYVLDYLAHSFPVQLYEPFTDSEGNLSSRPVVRDGQPVECREAARRRDALIEKLASLPPVPGALDQIVQRFGTDLVAEVTGRSRRIVRKGEGPAARLVVESRPGSANLSETAAFMDDQKRILIFSDAGATGRSYHADLGAKNQRLRVHYLLEPGWKADAAIQGMGRTNRTNQAQPPLFRPVATDVKAEKRFLSTIARRLDTLGAITRGQRQTGGQGLFRPEDNLESPYARDALRQLYRRIYRGDVAGCSLGAFEEATGLSLTDDNGLKDELPPITTFLNRLLALTIHLQAVLFSAFEDLLDQRIEGAIAAGVYDLGLETLRAESFRVTDARAIYTHPGSGAETQLLTIAEKRRNTPTSLAEALGWLDDPNARLLVNSRSGRAAVQVPATSLMLDDGTIESRLRLVRPTESSTVPAKIMDDTHWLEADRAAFSAAWTAELAEVPEFSETTLHIVAGLLLPIWKQLPQDETRVYRLQTDDGQRIIGRRVSPAWVATTLAADAPKLTAAQVHALVLEGKTVVRLAEGMELHRSRVMGVNRIELSGFSEAAKDRLKADGFFSEIISWKLRLFCPTDASGITVLDRLLARCPVTGLHARGGC; translated from the coding sequence ATGACCTATCTCGCGCCCGTTGCGCCTCCCGTTTCTGTCCCGTCTCGTGATCCCACTCCCGCGATCCTCGCTGTCGCCGAAGCGCTGCAGCCCGATCTCTCCCAAGGCTTCCAGATCGATGCGTTGCGTCTCCGGCTTGAGATGGAGCGTGCCTTCGGCGGCTCTGACGCCGATGGCGCCTGGGACTGGAAGCTTGCCTATGAGGTGGGCGAGGTGGCGCTCGTCCTCTTCCTGCGGAAGTTCGGCCGCGCGCTGCTCACCCGGGCTGGCTCGCCTGCGGCGCTGTTGCCGATCCTCGCCAAGGTTTCGGCCCTCTTGCCCACGCATACCCGGCGCTCGGAGGAAATGGAGCGGTTCCAGCAATTCTCGACGCCGCTGCCCATGGGGCTTGTGGCGCTGGCTGCAGCGCAGATCACGCCCCGTGACCTAGTCCTCGAGCCTTCCGCCGGGACCGGGCTTTTGGCGATCCTCGCCGAGATCGCGGGCGGAAGTCTCGCTTTGAACGAATTGACCGACATCCGCGCCGATCTTCTGCGTCTTCTTTTTCCAGGCCGTCCCGTCACCACCTTCGATGCTGCGCAAATCGACGATCATCTGGACGCCGGCGTTCGCCCGAGCGTCATCCTGATGAACCCGCCCTTCTCGGCCGTGGCCAATGTCGATGGCCGGACGACCGAGGCGACAGCGCGCCATCTGCGCTCGGCGCTCGCGCGCCTTGCCCCCGGTGGACGGCTTGTTGCCATCACCGGCGCCGGTTTCGCGCCAGATGCATTGGCCTGGGCCGAGACTTTCGACCGTTTGACCGAGTCCGCCCATCTGGTCTTTACAGGTGCTGTGTCGGGTGCGGCCTTCGTCAAGCATGGGACCAGCTTCGAGACGCGGATCTCGGTCTTCGACAAATGCCGGGGTGGCGAACTGGGTGGCATCACGGCTGATCTGCAGCAGCCCATGTCTCCTGATGTGGCCCACCTCCTTGCCCGGATCACGGCCGATGTCCCACCGCGCCTCGAGATGGATGCGGGCACCGTCGCCCAATTCCGCTCCGCTTCCCCTTCCCGGGGAAGTCTTCCTCATGCGTCCGGCCCTGCCGCTCGACCCTCGCGGTCGACGGCAGCGGCCAAGATGGATGTGCATGTCACCACGCCGGATGTCGAGGACCTCGCCTACACCCTCCGCGAGGCGGCGGACGATCTCGGCGCTGCGCGCCTGTCGGACGCGATCTACGAGACCTTCCGTCTGCAGGCGATCGACATCCCCGGCGCGGCACCGCACCCGACCAAGCTTGTGCAATCAGCGGCGATGGCCTCTGTCGCGCCCCCGAAACCCACCTACCGCCCGAAACTCCCCTCCGCCGTCCTGCGCGACGGCCTGCTATCCGACGCGCAGCTTGAGACCGTGATCTATGCCGGTGAGGCGCATGGCGCCTATCTCGCCGGCTCGTGGACTGTCGATGAGACCGGCGACATGGTCTCTGCCGCCCCCGACGATGCTGGGGACGCTGTCCGCTTCCGCCGCGGCTTCTTCCTTGGCGACGGTACCGGGGCGGGCAAGGGCCGCCAGTCGGCCGGGATCCTGCTCGACAACTGGTGCCAGGGCCGTCGCAAAGCGCTCTGGATCTCGAAGAGCGACAAGCTTCTCGAGGACGCGCAGCGCGACTGGTCTGCGCTTGGCCAAGAGCGGCTGTTGGTGACGCCGCTCTCGCGCTTCCCTCAGGGCCGCGACATCCCGCTTTCCGAGGGCATCCTCTTCACCACCTACGCAACGCTGCGCTCAGAAGAGCGCGGGGCCAAGAAGTCCCGCGTCGACCAGATCGTCGATTGGCTGGGTGCCGACTTCGACGGCGTGATCCTCTTTGACGAAAGCCACGCCATGGCAAACGCTGCCGGATCGAAAGGCGAGCGCGGGGACACGGAAGCCTCGCAGCAGGGCAGGGCGGGCCTGCGCCTGCAGCTCAAGCTGCCCAATGCCCGCGTGGTCTATGTCTCTGCCACCGGTGCAACGACCGTGCACAACCTCGCCTATACGCAGCGGCTCGGCCTCTGGGGTGGGGAGGATTTCCCGTTCGCGACGCGGGCGGAATTCGTGCAAGCCATCGAGGCCGGCGGCGTGGCTGCGATGGAAGTGCTCGCGCGCGATCTGCGCTCGCTCGGTCTCTACACCGCCCGATCGCTTTCCTACGACGGCGTCGAATATGAGATGCTGGAGCATGCACTGACCCCTGAGCAACGCGGCATCTACGATGCCTATGCCGGGGCCTTCGCCATCATCCACAACAATCTCGCTGCCGCGATGGAGGCGGCCAACATCACGGGCGACAGCGGCACGCTCAACCGCCAGGCCAAGTCCGCCGCGCGCTCGGCGTTTGAATCTGCCAAGCAGCGCTTCTTTGGCCATCTGCTGACCGGCATGAAAACCCCCACGCTGATCGCCAGCATTGAAGCCGATCTTGCGGCGGGCCATGCGGCTGTCGTCCAGATCGTCTCGACCGGCGAGGCGCTGATGGAACGCCGCCTGTCAGAGATCCCGACCGAGGAGTGGAACGACATCCGCGTCGACATCACCCCGCGGGAATACGTCTTGGACTATCTCGCCCATTCCTTCCCGGTGCAGCTCTACGAGCCCTTCACCGACAGCGAGGGCAATTTGTCGTCCCGGCCCGTGGTGCGCGACGGCCAGCCAGTCGAATGTCGAGAGGCCGCCCGCAGGCGCGACGCGCTGATCGAAAAGCTGGCCTCGCTGCCGCCCGTGCCGGGGGCGCTCGACCAGATCGTCCAGCGTTTCGGCACCGACCTCGTTGCCGAGGTCACGGGTCGGTCGCGCCGCATCGTGCGCAAGGGCGAGGGCCCTGCCGCACGGCTCGTCGTCGAAAGCCGTCCCGGCTCGGCCAATTTGTCCGAGACCGCCGCCTTCATGGATGACCAGAAGCGTATCCTGATTTTCTCGGATGCGGGAGCCACGGGGCGCAGCTATCACGCCGATCTCGGGGCCAAGAACCAGCGCCTGCGGGTCCACTATCTCCTCGAACCCGGCTGGAAGGCCGATGCCGCCATCCAGGGCATGGGCCGCACCAACCGCACCAATCAGGCGCAGCCGCCGCTCTTCCGACCGGTGGCCACCGATGTGAAGGCGGAGAAGCGTTTCCTCTCGACCATCGCGCGCCGCCTTGACACATTGGGCGCGATCACGCGGGGTCAGCGCCAGACCGGCGGGCAGGGGCTGTTCCGACCCGAGGACAACCTCGAGAGCCCTTACGCCCGTGATGCTTTGCGCCAGCTATATCGTCGCATCTATCGCGGCGATGTCGCGGGCTGTTCGCTCGGGGCGTTCGAGGAAGCCACCGGCCTCAGCCTGACCGATGACAACGGGCTGAAGGACGAGTTGCCCCCGATCACGACCTTCCTCAATCGCCTGCTGGCGCTGACGATTCATTTGCAGGCCGTACTCTTCTCGGCTTTCGAGGATCTCCTCGACCAGCGGATCGAGGGCGCCATCGCTGCCGGGGTCTACGACCTCGGGCTCGAGACCCTGCGCGCCGAGAGCTTCCGCGTCACGGACGCGCGGGCGATCTACACCCATCCCGGCTCCGGTGCCGAAACCCAACTCCTCACTATCGCGGAAAAGCGGCGCAACACGCCGACCTCGCTCGCGGAAGCGCTCGGCTGGCTGGACGATCCCAATGCGCGGCTTCTGGTCAACAGCCGCTCCGGTCGCGCTGCAGTGCAGGTGCCCGCCACCAGCCTGATGCTGGACGACGGCACCATCGAGTCGCGCCTGAGGCTGGTCCGTCCGACCGAGTCCAGCACGGTCCCGGCGAAGATCATGGACGACACTCACTGGCTGGAAGCCGACCGCGCGGCATTCAGTGCTGCTTGGACCGCGGAACTGGCAGAAGTGCCCGAGTTCTCGGAAACCACCCTACACATCGTAGCGGGCCTCCTGCTGCCGATCTGGAAGCAGCTTCCCCAGGACGAAACCCGCGTTTACCGGCTGCAGACCGATGACGGTCAACGCATAATCGGCCGCCGTGTTTCGCCCGCCTGGGTCGCGACCACGCTGGCCGCTGACGCGCCGAAACTCACGGCCGCGCAGGTTCATGCCCTCGTTCTCGAGGGCAAGACCGTAGTGCGGCTCGCCGAAGGAATGGAGCTTCACCGGTCCCGCGTTATGGGTGTGAACCGGATCGAGCTGTCGGGGTTTTCCGAGGCGGCAAAGGACCGGCTAAAGGCTGATGGCTTCTTCTCGGAGATCATCAGCTGGAAGCTACGCCTCTTCTGCCCCACCGATGCCAGCGGCATCACCGTTCTCGATCGGCTGCTTGCACGGTGTCCTGTGACGGGACTACATGCACGCGGAGGTTGTTGA
- a CDS encoding antitoxin of toxin-antitoxin stability system, which translates to MPEVICTTVYQFPELSNAAKEKARGWYRELGLHDDWWDAVYEDFERVCEILGIRLKTTPVRLMGGGTRAKPCIWFSGFWSQGDGACFEGYWSHAKGAAARIRDYAPTDATLNGIADRLQAIQRRNFYQLAAEVSHSGRYHHEYTMSVNVTRDSPTWQPPTEDAEEIVTETLRDLVRWLYRQLEAEYEHLTSDEIIEEGIIVNEYTFTEAGRRFG; encoded by the coding sequence ATGCCTGAAGTCATCTGCACCACCGTCTATCAGTTCCCCGAACTCTCGAATGCGGCCAAGGAAAAGGCGCGCGGCTGGTATCGCGAGCTTGGCCTCCACGACGATTGGTGGGACGCGGTCTACGAGGATTTCGAGAGGGTCTGCGAGATCCTCGGAATCCGCCTGAAGACCACCCCTGTCCGCCTGATGGGCGGCGGGACGCGGGCCAAGCCCTGTATCTGGTTCTCCGGCTTCTGGAGCCAGGGCGACGGCGCCTGCTTCGAGGGCTACTGGTCCCACGCCAAGGGGGCGGCCGCGCGCATCCGGGACTACGCCCCGACCGACGCAACGCTGAATGGCATCGCCGACCGGCTGCAGGCCATCCAGCGGCGCAACTTCTATCAGCTTGCCGCCGAGGTCAGCCACAGCGGCCGCTACCACCACGAATACACCATGTCGGTAAACGTCACGCGCGACAGCCCGACCTGGCAGCCACCGACCGAGGACGCGGAGGAGATCGTGACCGAGACGCTGCGTGATCTGGTCCGCTGGCTCTACCGCCAGCTTGAGGCTGAATACGAACACCTCACCTCGGACGAGATCATCGAGGAGGGGATCATCGTGAACGAGTATACGTTCACGGAAGCCGGGCGGCGGTTCGGGTGA
- a CDS encoding DUF6915 family protein: MKDSCYHHALSSVKKWGGTVDDYQAIHAWFDSSKAHSADFRHRAMFHHAAGIWLSETVFGPTITLSTGRVIPTRWVGEQHVREDLGFIPSFADWVKAIRPEPWMGRSERIEALVDPHLASPVVEVI; encoded by the coding sequence CTGAAAGACAGTTGCTATCACCACGCCCTCTCCTCGGTGAAGAAATGGGGCGGCACCGTCGACGATTACCAGGCCATCCATGCTTGGTTCGACTCCTCAAAAGCCCATTCCGCCGACTTTCGCCACCGAGCCATGTTTCACCATGCCGCTGGAATCTGGCTCTCCGAGACCGTCTTTGGGCCGACGATTACCCTCTCCACGGGCCGCGTGATCCCGACCCGATGGGTGGGCGAGCAGCATGTCCGCGAGGATCTGGGGTTCATTCCGAGCTTTGCCGACTGGGTCAAGGCAATCCGGCCCGAACCCTGGATGGGCCGATCCGAGCGGATCGAGGCATTGGTCGATCCGCATCTCGCCTCGCCCGTGGTCGAGGTGATCTGA
- a CDS encoding IS110 family transposase → MASHEFIGVDVAMDWIDVCYLSNGRHERIKSTKQSLAKFAKAANDAVVVLEASGGYERPLIEALIKAEARFIRVNPRQAREFARATGKLAKTDKVDAAILARMGKALDLVPSPIPDPDRVRLADLVARREDLVAAIQAERNRLGTSRDGWVRREIQRLVASLEDHLDAVEKEIARHIAASGSLLEQARRLRTAPGIGPALVAVILARLPELGRLKAKQIAALAGLAPQACDSGLSRGKRRVWGGRADIRRALYLAGFVASRFDPTLAAFRARLQDSGKPPKLAITACARKLLTIINAMARDATDYASAVS, encoded by the coding sequence ATGGCCTCTCACGAATTCATTGGCGTCGATGTCGCCATGGACTGGATCGACGTCTGTTATCTGTCCAACGGTCGCCATGAGCGGATAAAGTCGACAAAACAATCGCTTGCAAAGTTCGCCAAGGCAGCGAACGACGCAGTTGTCGTGTTGGAAGCCTCAGGTGGTTATGAGCGGCCATTGATCGAAGCCCTGATCAAAGCCGAGGCCCGTTTCATACGTGTGAACCCGCGGCAGGCGCGCGAATTTGCGAGGGCGACGGGAAAGCTGGCAAAGACCGACAAGGTTGATGCGGCGATCCTTGCCCGAATGGGGAAAGCGTTGGATCTCGTTCCTTCCCCCATCCCGGATCCTGACCGGGTGCGCCTGGCTGACCTCGTGGCGCGACGAGAGGATTTGGTCGCTGCGATCCAGGCCGAGAGAAACCGCCTTGGGACAAGCCGGGACGGATGGGTCAGGCGGGAAATTCAGCGTCTTGTTGCGAGTCTTGAAGATCATCTCGATGCAGTTGAGAAGGAGATCGCTCGCCACATCGCGGCTTCCGGGTCTCTTCTCGAACAAGCACGTCGACTTCGTACAGCGCCCGGGATCGGACCGGCACTGGTCGCCGTGATACTTGCCCGATTGCCCGAGCTCGGAAGACTAAAGGCCAAGCAGATTGCTGCGCTTGCTGGACTTGCGCCGCAGGCTTGTGACTCAGGTTTATCCAGAGGCAAGAGACGAGTCTGGGGTGGCCGAGCTGACATCAGGCGAGCCCTTTACCTCGCGGGGTTTGTAGCCAGCCGGTTCGACCCGACGTTGGCGGCGTTTCGAGCCAGACTTCAGGATTCTGGAAAGCCTCCGAAACTTGCGATTACAGCATGCGCCCGCAAGCTGCTCACGATCATCAACGCGATGGCGCGAGACGCCACGGACTACGCTTCTGCAGTCTCCTGA
- a CDS encoding DUF6878 family protein, with translation MNMTEPTLAPPMAPPTVDMAQIFAAHAERAARIEALRPGNKDRLFDGLSAAGITHVTVTFDGAGDSGQIESIGAWSGEIAAEFPATEIEYAALTWDDPEVEMRQLSLEDVVEQLAYDFLSDTHGGWENNDGAWGEFCFDAAARCIHLEFNERFTSSELYTHDF, from the coding sequence ATGAACATGACCGAACCCACGCTCGCACCGCCGATGGCACCCCCGACCGTCGACATGGCGCAGATCTTCGCGGCGCATGCCGAACGCGCGGCCCGGATCGAAGCGCTGCGCCCCGGCAACAAGGACCGCCTCTTCGACGGCCTCTCGGCCGCCGGCATCACCCATGTCACCGTGACCTTCGATGGGGCCGGTGACAGCGGCCAGATCGAAAGCATCGGCGCATGGTCCGGTGAGATCGCCGCCGAGTTCCCCGCCACCGAGATCGAATACGCTGCGCTGACTTGGGACGACCCCGAGGTCGAGATGCGGCAGCTCTCGCTGGAGGATGTCGTCGAGCAGCTGGCCTACGACTTCCTCTCCGACACCCATGGCGGCTGGGAGAACAACGACGGTGCCTGGGGCGAGTTCTGCTTCGACGCCGCGGCCCGCTGCATCCACCTCGAGTTCAACGAGCGCTTCACCTCGTCCGAACTCTACACCCACGATTTCTGA
- a CDS encoding JAB domain-containing protein: protein MTPQEETVILEARDILGRYLSQNPVIGSWQALMDYCAFSVRGPIERFHVLYLDRKNRIISDEVLSTGTVDHVPVYPREVIKLALMLNASALILIHNHPSGDPTPSEADLSMTKEIQKGCKYLGLTLHDHIIVGAGTEQLSLRALGKL, encoded by the coding sequence ATGACCCCCCAGGAAGAAACCGTCATCCTCGAGGCCCGTGACATCCTCGGCCGCTACCTCAGCCAGAACCCGGTTATCGGCAGTTGGCAGGCGCTGATGGACTATTGCGCGTTCAGCGTTCGCGGGCCCATCGAACGCTTCCACGTCCTCTATCTCGACCGCAAGAACCGCATCATCTCCGATGAGGTCTTGTCGACCGGCACGGTCGACCATGTCCCTGTCTATCCGCGCGAGGTGATCAAGCTGGCGCTGATGCTGAACGCCAGTGCTCTGATACTGATCCACAACCACCCTTCGGGCGATCCGACGCCATCCGAGGCCGATCTCAGCATGACCAAGGAGATCCAGAAAGGCTGCAAGTATCTCGGTCTGACGCTACACGACCACATCATCGTCGGGGCCGGGACAGAGCAGCTGAGCCTGCGAGCTTTGGGCAAGCTATGA
- a CDS encoding DUF932 domain-containing protein: MGVVEVLDPVAPTRAGGWKVDVSRGERNGRVSSEWFNRPDDERYLSLDDLWASVKGRSERSRSRVVQTADIRVEAARDSAERLHLVLPKAHEPVAPTHWAFGQLASIVGAPASYLRQLPAPLAGINLQYGLTNHRAEQVKTFETEDGRTELRAVTGPDYGRIHDHELVEAVQRIAGNGTGDTRWKVPGVLDWSTGVYNPDVEISRDTTTLYASDRDVFLFLVDDHNPIEAGRLPDGSPDLYFRGFYCWNSEVGAKTLGMASFYLRAVCQNRNLWGVEDFQEITIRHSKYAASRFAHEAAPALTRFANSSPQGFVNGIKAARQQIVARTDEDRDDFLRKRGFSKAESGKIIEKVLMEEGRPPESIFDFVQGITRLARDKTQQDARLDMEGRAKKLLDRVG, translated from the coding sequence ATGGGCGTTGTGGAAGTTCTGGACCCGGTCGCACCGACGCGGGCTGGTGGCTGGAAGGTGGATGTGAGCCGGGGGGAGCGGAACGGGCGGGTGTCGTCCGAATGGTTCAACCGGCCCGATGACGAGCGGTATCTGTCGCTCGACGATCTCTGGGCGAGTGTGAAAGGCCGCTCCGAGCGCAGCCGCAGCCGGGTGGTGCAGACGGCAGACATCAGGGTGGAAGCCGCGCGCGACAGCGCTGAGCGGCTGCACCTGGTCCTTCCGAAAGCGCATGAACCGGTTGCACCCACGCATTGGGCGTTCGGCCAGCTAGCGAGCATCGTCGGCGCGCCGGCGTCCTACCTGCGCCAGCTGCCTGCGCCGCTGGCGGGGATCAACCTGCAATACGGCCTGACCAACCACCGCGCTGAGCAAGTGAAGACCTTCGAGACGGAAGATGGTCGCACCGAACTGCGCGCGGTGACTGGTCCCGATTATGGCCGCATCCATGACCATGAATTGGTCGAGGCGGTGCAACGCATCGCTGGCAATGGCACCGGCGACACGCGCTGGAAGGTGCCGGGCGTCCTCGACTGGTCGACCGGTGTCTACAACCCCGATGTCGAGATCAGCCGCGACACGACCACGCTCTATGCCTCGGACCGCGATGTCTTCCTGTTCCTGGTCGACGATCACAATCCGATCGAAGCGGGCCGTCTGCCGGATGGCTCCCCTGATCTCTATTTCCGGGGCTTCTACTGCTGGAATTCCGAGGTCGGGGCGAAGACCCTTGGCATGGCAAGCTTCTACCTGCGGGCAGTTTGCCAGAACCGCAACCTCTGGGGCGTCGAAGATTTCCAGGAGATCACGATCCGCCACTCGAAATACGCCGCCTCCCGCTTCGCCCACGAGGCGGCCCCGGCGCTGACGCGCTTTGCCAACTCTTCGCCGCAGGGCTTCGTGAACGGCATCAAGGCGGCGCGGCAGCAGATCGTGGCGCGGACGGACGAGGACCGGGATGACTTCTTGAGGAAGCGGGGCTTCTCGAAGGCCGAGTCCGGCAAGATCATCGAGAAGGTGCTGATGGAAGAAGGCCGCCCACCCGAGAGCATCTTCGACTTCGTGCAGGGCATCACGCGGCTTGCGCGCGACAAGACCCAGCAAGATGCCCGCCTCGACATGGAGGGCCGCGCGAAGAAGCTCCTCGACCGGGTCGGCTGA
- a CDS encoding single-stranded DNA-binding protein: MQNIVILAGNIGQTPEVRTTQGGTKITNFSLATSRPRLSEGRVLRDENGYRVMDTEWHRITCFNGLGKTVAEHCEKGMKVLVHGRIHYTKWIDSMGNDRYGCEIIAEKVDFLSRPKSAENENPELVDRDDEIPF, encoded by the coding sequence ATGCAGAACATCGTCATCCTCGCCGGCAACATCGGTCAGACCCCCGAAGTCCGCACCACCCAGGGCGGCACCAAGATCACCAACTTCAGCCTCGCCACCTCCCGCCCCCGCCTCTCGGAAGGTCGCGTCCTGCGCGACGAGAACGGCTACCGGGTCATGGATACGGAATGGCACCGCATCACCTGCTTCAACGGTCTCGGCAAGACGGTCGCGGAGCATTGCGAAAAGGGCATGAAGGTCCTCGTCCATGGCCGCATCCACTACACCAAGTGGATCGACAGCATGGGGAACGACCGCTACGGCTGCGAGATCATCGCCGAGAAGGTCGACTTCCTGAGCCGCCCGAAGTCGGCCGAGAACGAAAACCCCGAGCTGGTCGACCGCGACGACGAGATCCCGTTCTGA